The following coding sequences lie in one Microbacterium sp. XT11 genomic window:
- a CDS encoding HpcH/HpaI aldolase/citrate lyase family protein has protein sequence MTFELGPALLFCPADRPERFHGALEKADAVIIDLEDAVLPDAKATARSNLLEADLDPDRVIVRVNAPGTEAFDADLAVLSKTRFRTVMVAKTESAESLDAFDDGFALLALCETARGVHAADAIAAHPLVVGMMWGAEDLVASLGGTSSRSSAGAYRDIARYARSRVLLEAGAYGKAAIDAVHIDIDDLDGLAAEAEDAAASGFRATACIHPRQVPVIRAAYRPDDATLGWARAVLAAAEHERGVFRFDGRMVDEPVLRHARSVLARAEGA, from the coding sequence GTGACGTTCGAGCTCGGTCCCGCGCTGCTCTTCTGCCCGGCCGACCGGCCTGAGCGCTTCCACGGAGCGCTCGAGAAGGCCGACGCCGTGATCATCGATCTCGAGGACGCCGTGCTCCCCGATGCGAAGGCGACCGCCAGGAGCAATCTCCTCGAGGCCGACCTCGACCCCGACCGGGTGATCGTCCGGGTGAACGCGCCAGGCACGGAGGCTTTCGACGCAGACCTCGCCGTTCTCTCGAAGACGCGCTTCCGAACGGTCATGGTCGCCAAGACGGAGAGCGCCGAGAGCCTGGACGCGTTCGACGACGGCTTCGCCCTGCTCGCCCTGTGCGAGACCGCGCGCGGCGTGCACGCGGCCGACGCGATCGCAGCGCATCCTCTCGTCGTCGGGATGATGTGGGGTGCGGAAGACCTCGTCGCCTCCCTGGGCGGGACGTCGAGCCGTTCGTCGGCTGGCGCGTACCGCGACATCGCACGATACGCGCGTTCACGCGTGCTCCTGGAGGCCGGTGCGTACGGGAAGGCGGCGATCGACGCGGTGCACATCGACATCGACGACCTCGATGGCCTCGCCGCGGAAGCCGAGGACGCGGCCGCGTCCGGTTTCCGCGCGACGGCCTGCATCCACCCCCGCCAGGTGCCGGTGATCCGTGCCGCATACCGCCCGGACGACGCGACGCTCGGCTGGGCACGTGCCGTGCTGGCTGCCGCCGAGCACGAGAGGGGAGTCTTCCGCTTCGACGGCCGGATGGTCGACGAGCCCGTGCTGCGGCACGCGCGCTCGGTGCTGGCGCGAGCAGAAGGGGCCTGA
- a CDS encoding acetyl/propionyl/methylcrotonyl-CoA carboxylase subunit alpha, translated as MNSPHLFDSVLIANRGEIARRIIRTLRRLGIRSIAIYSEADAHSPHVREADDAVRIGPAPASESYLDIDAVIAAARATGAAAVHPGYGFLSESVGLAEACIESGIVFIGPSVDALQIMGDKARARDHVSRHGVPVVPGFDAARLSDAEIEEEADAVGYPLLVKPSAGGGGKGMEVVSSRSDLASALSAARRVAAAAFGDDSLILERLIRRPRHIEVQVFGDRHGRVIALGERECTLQRRHQKVVEEAPSAGIPSATRERLLDAAVLAAESVAYVGAGTVEFLVDADAPDAVFFIEMNTRLQVEHPVTEAVTGLDLVELQLRVAAGERLGEPPALRGHAVEARVYAESPERGFLPSTGRILLFDPPSGVRVDAAIETGSEVTGFYDPMIAKVVASADDRATALRSLDEALARTVVLGVETNIAFLRTLCRDERVVAGDLDTGLIETLLPVPAARPGPRVLAAARRHLDESAQRRRSAEIARRAGAVWARLTDDSARTVSFLTDDGEVHDAGDADGGGARVAEDVDGALWVADESGAFRLRPLDRRGRMRVRLAEKVQAAAATDPEARAPMPGSVVAVHVDDGASVPAGTALVSIEAMKMEHQVLAPHDGTVQLLVAVGDQVRRDQPVARVTTQEER; from the coding sequence ATGAACTCCCCACACCTCTTCGACAGCGTGCTCATCGCGAACCGCGGCGAGATCGCGCGACGCATCATCCGCACGCTCCGACGACTCGGCATCCGCAGCATCGCGATCTACAGCGAGGCCGATGCTCATTCGCCCCACGTGCGAGAGGCCGACGACGCTGTTCGCATCGGACCCGCGCCGGCCTCCGAGTCGTATCTGGACATCGACGCCGTGATCGCGGCCGCACGGGCCACCGGCGCCGCCGCCGTCCATCCGGGGTACGGCTTCCTCTCCGAGAGCGTCGGACTCGCCGAAGCGTGCATCGAGAGCGGGATCGTCTTCATCGGCCCGTCGGTCGATGCCCTGCAGATCATGGGCGACAAGGCCAGGGCACGCGATCACGTCTCCCGGCACGGCGTCCCCGTCGTCCCCGGCTTCGACGCCGCGCGGCTGTCGGACGCCGAGATCGAGGAAGAGGCGGATGCCGTCGGCTACCCGCTTCTCGTCAAGCCCAGCGCGGGCGGTGGCGGGAAGGGGATGGAGGTGGTCAGCAGCCGGAGCGATCTCGCCTCCGCGCTCTCCGCTGCGCGGCGGGTGGCGGCTGCGGCCTTCGGCGACGACTCGCTGATCCTCGAGCGGCTCATCCGGCGCCCTCGTCACATCGAAGTGCAGGTCTTCGGCGACCGGCACGGACGCGTCATCGCTCTCGGCGAGCGCGAGTGCACGCTGCAGCGCCGTCATCAGAAGGTCGTCGAAGAGGCGCCTTCTGCCGGCATACCGTCGGCCACCCGCGAGCGGCTGCTGGATGCCGCCGTTCTCGCGGCGGAGAGCGTCGCGTACGTCGGAGCGGGAACCGTGGAGTTCCTCGTCGACGCCGACGCCCCCGACGCCGTGTTCTTCATCGAGATGAACACGCGACTCCAGGTCGAGCATCCGGTCACGGAGGCGGTGACCGGTCTCGACCTCGTGGAGCTGCAGCTCCGCGTCGCCGCAGGCGAGCGGCTGGGGGAACCGCCGGCCCTTCGCGGGCACGCCGTCGAGGCGCGGGTGTATGCGGAGTCGCCCGAGCGCGGCTTCCTGCCGTCCACCGGTCGCATCCTCCTGTTCGACCCGCCGTCGGGCGTGCGCGTCGACGCGGCGATCGAGACCGGGAGCGAGGTCACGGGCTTCTACGATCCGATGATCGCGAAGGTCGTCGCCTCCGCGGACGACCGCGCCACTGCGCTGCGCAGCCTCGACGAGGCGCTCGCTCGCACGGTCGTCCTCGGCGTCGAGACGAACATCGCCTTCCTGCGCACGCTGTGCCGCGACGAGCGCGTGGTCGCGGGCGACCTCGACACCGGGCTCATCGAGACCCTGCTGCCCGTGCCGGCCGCGCGGCCCGGACCCCGGGTGCTCGCTGCGGCACGTCGTCATCTCGACGAGTCCGCGCAGCGCCGCAGGTCAGCCGAGATCGCTCGCCGCGCTGGCGCCGTGTGGGCACGCCTCACGGACGACTCCGCACGCACGGTGTCGTTCCTCACGGACGACGGTGAGGTGCACGACGCGGGAGACGCAGACGGCGGCGGCGCGCGCGTCGCCGAGGACGTCGACGGAGCGCTGTGGGTGGCCGATGAGAGCGGGGCGTTCCGGCTGCGTCCGCTGGACAGACGAGGGCGGATGCGTGTTCGGCTCGCCGAGAAGGTGCAGGCGGCCGCGGCGACCGACCCGGAGGCGCGTGCGCCGATGCCGGGGAGCGTCGTCGCCGTGCACGTCGACGATGGGGCCTCGGTGCCGGCTGGCACCGCACTCGTCTCGATCGAGGCGATGAAGATGGAGCACCAGGTGCTCGCGCCGCACGACGGCACGGTGCAGCTGCTGGTCGCGGTGGGCGACCAGGTGCGGCGCGACCAACCGGTCGCCCGTGTTACGACCCAGGAGGAGCGATGA
- a CDS encoding MaoC family dehydratase: MTAREIVQRGLYFEEFEVDARYLHRPGRTATEADNVLFTTLTMNTQALHLDAAFAETQEFGARLMNSMWTLSTMVGSSVAQLTQGTLVAQLGLGDISFPHPLFAGDTLYTESVVTAVRPSSSRPAQGIVTIQHTGRNQHGTVVATATRTVLVHRRPIEEES; the protein is encoded by the coding sequence ATGACCGCGCGCGAGATCGTCCAGCGCGGGCTCTACTTCGAGGAGTTCGAGGTCGACGCCCGCTACCTGCATCGGCCTGGTCGCACCGCGACCGAAGCCGACAACGTGCTGTTCACGACACTCACCATGAACACGCAGGCCCTCCACCTCGATGCGGCGTTCGCCGAGACACAGGAGTTCGGCGCACGGCTCATGAACTCGATGTGGACGCTGTCCACGATGGTCGGATCGTCGGTCGCGCAGCTGACCCAGGGAACCCTGGTCGCGCAGCTCGGACTCGGCGACATCTCGTTCCCGCATCCGCTGTTCGCGGGCGACACGCTGTACACCGAGAGCGTCGTCACCGCCGTCCGGCCCTCCTCATCACGACCGGCCCAGGGCATCGTGACCATCCAGCACACCGGGCGCAATCAGCACGGCACGGTGGTGGCCACCGCCACGCGGACCGTGCTCGTGCACCGGCGACCCATCGAGGAGGAATCGTGA
- a CDS encoding acyl-CoA dehydrogenase family protein, translating into MDDLSEEERDLAAMTRDFAESVVAPQAYEADRTHTLSMDVVRQMGELGLFGLPFPEEYGGQGGDYMALGIAIEALGRVDQSIAITLEAGVSLGAMPVFRFGTEEQKKELLPDLLAGRALAGFGLTEPEAGSDAGATRTTARLDGEEWVIDGSKQFITNSGTPITRFVTVTAVTGSRDGRKEISTIIVPNGTPGFTVEPAYDKVGWNASDTHPLTFTGARVPAGNLLGERGSGFRNFLSILDEGRIAIAALATGAAEGCLEAAVEYAKSRTIFGSALSTRQNAQFTLARMRARVHTARLAWHHAARLRDAGRPFAEQAAIAKLVSGEAAMDNARDATQIFGGNGFMNEFPVARHYRDSKILEIGEGTTEVQLLVIARALGLAG; encoded by the coding sequence ATGGACGATCTGTCCGAGGAGGAACGCGATCTCGCGGCCATGACGCGAGATTTCGCCGAGAGCGTCGTGGCGCCGCAGGCGTACGAGGCCGATCGCACGCACACCCTGTCGATGGACGTGGTCCGCCAGATGGGAGAGCTCGGGCTGTTCGGTCTCCCCTTCCCCGAGGAGTACGGGGGACAGGGCGGCGATTACATGGCGCTCGGCATCGCGATCGAAGCGCTTGGCCGCGTCGACCAGTCGATCGCGATCACCCTGGAGGCCGGGGTCAGCCTCGGTGCCATGCCCGTGTTCCGGTTCGGCACGGAGGAGCAGAAGAAGGAGCTCCTGCCGGATCTCCTGGCCGGGCGGGCGCTTGCGGGCTTCGGCCTGACCGAACCGGAGGCCGGCAGCGACGCCGGAGCCACGCGCACGACCGCGCGGCTCGACGGAGAGGAATGGGTGATCGACGGGTCCAAGCAGTTCATCACCAACTCCGGTACCCCGATCACTCGGTTCGTCACCGTCACGGCCGTGACCGGCTCTCGCGACGGGCGCAAGGAGATATCGACGATCATCGTCCCCAACGGCACGCCCGGGTTCACCGTCGAGCCCGCCTACGACAAGGTCGGGTGGAACGCGTCCGACACCCACCCCCTCACCTTCACCGGAGCGCGCGTGCCGGCGGGCAACCTGCTCGGTGAGCGGGGAAGCGGGTTCCGCAACTTCCTCAGCATCCTCGATGAGGGCCGCATCGCGATCGCCGCCCTCGCCACGGGCGCCGCCGAGGGATGCCTGGAGGCCGCGGTGGAATACGCGAAGAGCCGCACCATCTTCGGCAGTGCGCTCAGCACACGGCAGAACGCGCAGTTCACGCTCGCCCGCATGAGGGCTCGTGTGCACACCGCGCGTCTGGCGTGGCACCACGCGGCGCGCCTGCGCGACGCGGGTCGTCCGTTCGCCGAGCAGGCCGCGATCGCCAAGCTGGTGTCGGGTGAAGCCGCAATGGACAACGCACGCGACGCGACGCAGATCTTCGGCGGCAACGGCTTTATGAACGAGTTCCCCGTCGCCCGCCACTACCGCGACTCGAAGATCCTCGAGATCGGCGAAGGCACGACCGAGGTGCAGCTGCTCGTCATCGCACGGGCGCTGGGCCTTGCCGGGTAG